The following nucleotide sequence is from Apium graveolens cultivar Ventura chromosome 4, ASM990537v1, whole genome shotgun sequence.
TTGTGTCATCCTTCTGACATGTGGAGATTCTTATATGCATCTTCGTTTGGAAGGTCTTAAAGCAGGAGAATGTTGCTTATGTTGTGGCTCCTTACGAGGCAGATGCGCAAATGACCTTCTTGGCTGTCAGCAAACTGGTTGACGCAGTTATAACTGAGGACTCAGACTTGATACCATTTGGTTGTCCAAGAGTATGTTATTTTGTGGgctatgtaatttttattttacTGAGACCCTTGAGCATCTCCTGTGATATTTTAATTTGTGGATGATATGATATATACTTAGCAAAAAGGTTACTTTCTTTTTTATTACATTTGAGAAACTCTAATCATCTCATAAATCCAGATCATCTACAAGATGGACAAGTTTGGACAAGGTGTTGAATTTCAGTCATCTCGTCTACAACAGAACAAGGAGCTAAATCTTACTGATTTCACCAAGCAGATGTTTCTGGAGATGTGCATTTTAAGTGGTTGTGACTATTTCCAGTCTTTGCCTGGAATGGGCCTAAAAAAGGCCCACGCTCTTATTAAGAAATTCAAAAGCTATGACAAGGTAAGTGTTACCGATattgttatttttaaaaaaaaaaaaaattcattccCCAGCACCATCTTAAACTCCCGAATTTAGTCGTGACTTCGTCCTGTCTGTTGATTTTTAAAATGTACTAATTTATCCTAAATGATTCTATTTATGTTATAAAATTCAGGTAATAAAGCACTTGAAGTATAGTAATGTTGCAGTTCCACCTATGTATGAAGAATTTTTCAGGAAAGCACTACTAACATTCCAATATCAAAGAGTTTATGACCCAATCAAAGAAGATATTGTATAAAAATCTGGTACAAATTTAGCATGTACAAA
It contains:
- the LOC141718367 gene encoding exonuclease 1-like, which gives rise to MVVVCVVTRRHIGYCMHRVNMLRHHGVKPILVFDGGHLPMKSEQENKRARSRKENLARALEHESGGNRSAAYECYSKAVDITPSIAYDLIQVLKQENVAYVVAPYEADAQMTFLAVSKLVDAVITEDSDLIPFGCPRIIYKMDKFGQGVEFQSSRLQQNKELNLTDFTKQMFLEMCILSGCDYFQSLPGMGLKKAHALIKKFKSYDKVIKHLKYSNVAVPPMYEEFFRKALLTFQYQRVYDPIKEDIV